In Francisella orientalis FNO12, the sequence ACTAACACCAGCAACACTTTCTTACACAAGCTATCTGTTACAAGTAAGCAGCATGGCACCAGTAGAAATCGCAATCGCCTCTATTTTGCCGTGTTTTTGGGTTTATAAAATCGTAGGACAATCTATTGCTCAAAATACTGATATGGAATCTCAAAATCCTTATAAAAAATGGATAGAGACTTATTCTGGCAAGGAGTTTAGCGATAGCGTCGAAAGAGCTATTAGTATTTTTGATGAAGTAGCGTTGTCCGCATCAGACGAAGTTCGGGATTTAATGCTAGAAGCATTTTATAAAAGTACTGTTTTAGAATGGCATTTCTGGAACGATTCATATAATCAAGTTGTTTTTGACGCATTTGTTTAGGAATCATCAACATCATACAAAATCTTTTTAGCTAGCTTAACGAGAGCATGGGCATATCCAGTAATGCTCAATCTAGTTGATTCTACTGCAGCAGTACATTTAATGTCGCTTATATTAGTCTTTATAATTTGTAATGATTGATATAAAACTCTTTAGATTGATACGACTTGACTTTAAACTTAATGTTTGTTATGCTATTCATTAATGATGTTTGTGATGGCTATAAAACACTTAAGAGAAGACTATGACAAATTTACCCATCCCTGTAATAAGCGCT encodes:
- the tenA gene encoding thiaminase II: MTKLSETALAKCQLIIQAIKDHPFNKELANGSLNMDKFAYYIEQDTLYLRDFARSLAVIASKAPLKFVKDFLSFSGGALIAEQEVVHSFFRHTFNLQETEKLTPATLSYTSYLLQVSSMAPVEIAIASILPCFWVYKIVGQSIAQNTDMESQNPYKKWIETYSGKEFSDSVERAISIFDEVALSASDEVRDLMLEAFYKSTVLEWHFWNDSYNQVVFDAFV